A single region of the Tigriopus californicus strain San Diego chromosome 8, Tcal_SD_v2.1, whole genome shotgun sequence genome encodes:
- the LOC131884644 gene encoding gamma-aminobutyric acid receptor subunit gamma-4-like yields MLPILMSYMVHSHLSRGPYQKSSSRSGKGYQWVQLWRMALQLMTLILYEAMFDESQLKWGVAACNGYFTDFCDNFEAMDGEDSRPYISSFQNSSASLSSSAKRMEGEPMGLILSSLNRTKRAAGSPSFQPFRNERELSKQISSILDTLFNSGYDHQIRPRVGTQPLEVEVNIAIRSMGPVDEQKQIFSMDCYFRQYWTDFRLRYNNTRLRELPMNWQFLNKIWRPDTFFFNGKRSYLHKMTVPNRFIRIAPNGRVSYSQRLTIKARCQMDLRKFPLDTQECPLEIGSFGHDSDEIIYRWSDKPLSMDKLGLAQYNLINWTFGAFSGQEDSRNISKVFLNFKFERQQGFYLLQIYIPLTLIVMCSWVTFWLRKTAKGSEIPARTSLGASSVLSVVTIGFGGKSKPQVGYATALDVFIILCFLEVFAALVEFAFLNFLDTLVRRLKRKDKDCKLVMLMAQHDVMHGRVPQLPERQESTVMDTDGICTDEDILTPPDSTTPSRDDKFNFNGRPNDLLRALEEDRDAWTRILDCIIHYLQCFNCCRSIRKTEMFQKPQVVFNRVDSCSRKLFPFTFLLLNVLYWYGYMYWF; encoded by the coding sequence ATGCTTCCAATTCTTATGTCATATATGGTTCATTCCCATTTGTCCCGCGGTCCGTATCAGAAGAGCAGCAGCCGATCCGGAAAAGGATATCAATGGGTTCAGCTTTGGCGAATGGCATTGCAACTCATGACCCTCATCTTGTACGAAGCCATGTTTGACGAGAGCCAATTGAAGTGGGGAGTGGCCGCTTGCAATGGGTACTTTACGGATTTCTGCGATAATTTCGAAGCCATGGATGGAGAAGACTCGAGGCCCTATATCTCTTCATTCCAAAACAGCTCTGCCTCACTTTCAAGTTCTGCGAAGAGAATGGAAGGAGAACCCATGGGGCTAATTCTGTCTTCCCTTAATCGAACTAAACGAGCTGCAGGTAGCCCTTCTTTTCAACCGTTTCGAAACGAACGGGaactttcaaagcaaatatcAAGCATACTCGATACCCTCTTCAATTCGGGTTACGACCATCAAATTCGACCCAGGGTAGGCACACAGCCGTTGGAAGTCGAGGTCAACATAGCGATCCGGAGCATGGGACCAGTGGATGAGCAGAAGCAAATTTTCTCCATGGACTGCTATTTCAGACAATACTGGACGGACTTTCGACTTCGTTATAACAACACTCGGCTCAGGGAGTTGCCCATGAACTGGCAATTCCTCAACAAGATATGGCGCCCGGAtacattctttttcaatgggaAACGCTCTTACCTGCACAAAATGACTGTTCCAAATCGGTTCATTCGAATTGCTCCCAATGGGAGGGTGTCGTACTCCCAGCGACTCACAATCAAGGCCAGGTGTCAAATGGACTTGAGGAAGTTCCCATTGGACACACAAGAATGCCCACTCGAGATTGGCAGCTTTGGACATGATTCTGATGAAATCATCTACCGATGGAGTGACAAACCCTTGTCCATGGACAAACTGGGTCTCGCTCAATACAACCTGATTAACTGGACTTTCGGTGCATTCAGTGGACAGGAAGACTCCAGGAACATCTCCAAAGTcttcctcaatttcaaatttgagcgcCAACAAGGCTTCTACCTCTTACAGATCTATATTCCCCTAACCTTGATAGTGATGTGCTCTTGGGTGACCTTCTGGCTCAGGAAGACAGCGAAAGGAAGTGAGATTCCCGCGCGAACTAGTCTGGGTGCCTCAAGTGTGCTTTCAGTGGTGACCATTGGATTTGGGGGCAAAAGCAAACCCCAAGTGGGGTACGCCACAGCATTGGACGTATTCATTATTCTCTGCTTTCTGGAGGTCTTCGCTGCACTAgttgaatttgcttttctAAACTTCTTGGACACTCTGGTCCGACGTCTCAAGCGGAAAGACAAGGATTGCAAATTGGTCATGCTCATGGCTCAACATGACGTCATGCATGGCCGTGTTCCTCAACTTCCCGAGCGCCAAGAGAGTACTGTCATGGATACGGATGGTATTTGCACCGACGAAGATATCCTTACCCCGCCTGATTCAACGACACCCAGTCGGGATGACAAGTTTAATTTCAATGGCCGCCCAAATGACCTCTTGCGAGCTTTGGAAGAGGATAGGGACGCGTGGACCCGGATTTTGGACTGCATCATACACTATTTACAGTGCTTTAATTGCTGTCGATCGATCCGCAAGACCGAGATGTTTCAAAAGCCTCAGGTTGTGTTCAATCGTGTCGACAGTTGCTCTCGAAAACTGTTCCCATTCACTTTTCTCTTACTTAATGTTCTGTATTGGTACGGCTACATGTATTGGTTCTAA
- the LOC131884649 gene encoding probable actin-related protein 2/3 complex subunit 2, whose product MILLEVNNRIVEETLKLKIKNVLDGQKPEGLMLTLADFDGVQYRLSNPGSNPDKTKIHVSIALKFFKDLQSHGADELLQKIYGPILVSSSPEGFDVTVEVDLTNIPDDWEAMVAKIGLLKRHCFAAVFERYFEFQEMQAKEEKVDEEAHKTAIIHYRDDETLFVEAKSDRVTVVFSTIFKDDDDIVLGKVFLQEFKEGRRASATAPQVLFSRDPPRGLAETDARVGEGVGYITFVLFPRHTSKEVRDNTIDLIHLFRNYLHYHIKCSKAYIHSRMRAKTAAFLKVLNRAKPEPKSNPRNVVPVNSDSIRSLLP is encoded by the coding sequence ATGATTCTTTTGGAAGTGAACAATCGTATTGTGGAAGAGACGCTAAAGctgaaaatcaaaaatgtactAGATGGCCAAAAACCCGAGGGTTTGATGCTGACTCTGGCCGATTTTGACGGTGTCCAGTACCGGTTATCCAATCCGGGCTCCAATCCCGATAAAACCAAGATTCATGTTAGCATCGCGCTCAAATTCTTCAAGGATCTCCAAAGTCATGGTGCTGATGAATTACTCCAGAAGATTTACGGGCCCATCCTGGTGAGCTCCTCGCCCGAGGGGTTTGATGTCACGGTTGAAGTGGATTTGACCAATATCCCAGACGATTGGGAGGCTATGGTGGCCAAAATTGGATTGCTGAAGCGACATTGCTTTGCCGCTGTGTTCGAGAGATACTTCGAGTTCCAAGAAATGCAAGCCAAGGAAGAGAAGGTGGACGAAGAGGCGCATAAAACGGCCATCATTCATTATCGAGATGATGAAACCTTGTTTGTGGAGGCCAAGTCAGATCGTGTGACGGTGGTGTTCTCCACCATATTCAAAGATGACGATGACATTGTACTCGGCAAGGTATTCCTCCAGGAGTTTAAAGAGGGTCGACGAGCCTCGGCTACGGCTCCGCAAGTACTCTTTAGTCGTGATCCTCCTCGGGGATTAGCCGAAACGGATGCTCGCGTTGGAGAGGGTGTTGGGTACATTACCTTCGTACTTTTCCCAAGACACACGTCGAAAGAGGTTCGCGACAACACGATTGATTTGATCCATCTGTTCCGTAATTACCTTCACTATCACATCAAGTGTTCCAAGGCGTACATTCATTCTCGTATGCGGGCCAAGACTGCGGCTTTTCTGAAGGTGCTTAATCGAGCCAAACCTGAGCCCAAATCCAACCCAAGAAATGTGGTCCCGGTAAATAGCGACTCGATTCGGTCTCTACTGCCATAG
- the LOC131884646 gene encoding uncharacterized protein LOC131884646: MMDTSNVKGILPIPNRLSEVTADWIADLLYKVVGVPVPDNLDGTHNGITLLQIRANPCDGFHESCKVTVRCSSQPDEAYHFVVEIVPCDEDLRDVIIRHNLFIKELVVHEKLLPLFKKYVQNRSNGDRTVDVNFSVPKYLYGDYDEATGTGVMVFEDYIEHGFKCIDKSLMILEAKHVREIVQNLATFHAISVAYQTTENIKLEELFPVLDGETGNTWFQADMTSYLQEMYVTCSKFFKSIPGQEKLSRLFELKMSNPEEFHKTSQCHPSKMRCVIHGDLWHNNLYFKGSKSLIMADWQMCHIGMATNDLCFLLFSSTTPHFRRDHWDSTIALYYNCFCATIKNLNVGEDQFSLSYDEYLMDIKASIPLSLFFCGNIQDLEVNNEAALIRAASKEDTNDNSVEEAFQRLHSCFDFMVDEPDLGGPSEFPDLKQVYKSEDEAKGGIQMAIAEEDHEGSMAIPENRIHPREGPPHMMALSPKSLSKVPTIASDKDLDSLVTMRKSRKGVKIDPREARALRRRLYLDLYKEAASKGLI, from the exons ATGATGGACACGTCAAATGTGAAGGGGATTCTTCCCATTCCAAATCGTTTGTCCGAAGTCACAGCAGATTGGATTGCAGACCTTTTGTACAAAGTTGTGGGTGTTCCGGTTCCGGATAATTTGGATGGAACTCACAATGGAATTACTCTCCTGCAAATCAGAGCCAATCCATGTGATGGCTTTCACGAGAGTTGCAAAGTGACAGTCAGATGTTCCAGTCAACCCGATGAGGCATATCATTTTGTCGTTGAAATTGTGCCATGTGACGAAGATTTGAGAGATGTGATCATCAGACATAATTTGTTCATCAAGGAGTTGGTTGTTCATGAAAAGCTCCTTCCACTGtttaaaaaatatgtccaaaatcGGTCCAACGGTGACCGAACTGTTGATGTTAACTTCAGTGTTCCCAAATACCTCTATGGCGACTATGATGAAGCCACCGGAACAGGAGTCATGGTTTTTGAGGACTACATAGAGCATGGTTTCAAGTGCATCGATAAATCGCTCATGATTTTGGAGGCTAAACATGTTCGCGAAATTGTACAGAATTTGGCAACATTCCATGCCATTTCAGTGGCCTATCAAACCACAGAGAATATCAAATTGGAGGAACTCTTTCCCGTGTTGGACGGAGAAACGGGTAACACCTGGTTTCAAGCAGACATGACGTCATATCTACAAGAAATGTACGTCACCTGCAGCAAGTTCTTCAAG TCCATTCCTGGCCAAGAAAAGCTCAGTAGACTGTTCGAGTTGAAGATGTCGAATCCAGAGGAGTTCCATAAAACCAGCCAATGTCATCCTTCCAAAATGCGATGCGTCATCCATGGCGACCTGTGGCACAATAACCTTTACTTCAAAGGCTCAAAATCGTTGATAATGGCGGATTGGCAGATGTGTCACATTGGGATGGCCACCAACGACCTGTGTTTTTTGCTGTTTTCCAGCACGACGCCACACTTCCGTAGAGATCATTGGGATTCGACCATTGCCCTTTACTACAATTGTTTCTGCGCCACCATTAAGAACCTCAATGTTGGTGAAGATCAGTTCAGCTTAAGTTATGACGAATACCTTATGGACATCAAGGCTAGTATCCCTCTAAGTCTGTTCTTTTGTGGAAACATCCAAGATTTGGAAGTGAACAATGAGGCTGCCTTGATCAGAGCTGCTTCAAAAGAAGACACCAATGACAATAGCGTGGAAGAGGCTTTTCAGAGGCTGCACAGCTGCTTCGATTTCATGGTCGATGAACCCGACCTAGGAGGCCCCTCCGAATTTCCCGACCTCAAGCAAGTCTATAAAAGTGAGGACGAAGCCAAAGGAGGCATTCAAATGGCCATCGCTGAAGAAGACCACGAAGGGTCGATGGCCATTCCTGAAAATAGGATCCATCCCAGGGAGGGCCCACCCCATATGATGGCCCTGAGTCCCAAATCCTTGAGCAAAGTGCCTACAATTGCATCCGACAAGGATTTGGATAGTTTAGTCACAATGAGAAAGTCCAGGAAAGGGGTCAAGATTGACCCAAGGGAAGCGCGGGCATTACGCCGAAGATTGTATTTGGACTTGTACAAGGAAGCGGCGAGTAAGGGCCTCATTTAG
- the LOC131884642 gene encoding uncharacterized protein LOC131884642 — protein MTSIKPGPTKPPGYTCKKRVMMVEEVIYEESVKCEDIVEEECFPSYRTIYQPMKVEECETIFKKVCYIAFKNVAREKSVQICQEKKSRDCNLKGQETCTLEEETVCETFKDPTMRTSCQMKMERVCDYDYQGRPINCVQIPKRKCRGRQAKALDIGPPQTECYNFPRKICGPEVCPLVTVPNVCEIRNETVIQEIPDEECKMEPQKECRVVTKIVPKLDTQEDCVEVHKEICNNVRNPVKVRKPSIRTWCGIIPQETSMPKKELRTKLFVALGCDELENHITDVEIIALSNQNPPDFKMNLSSRIINDPSDFPHPSNSNPIGGFIGGKPWVCAGFHREGFCTFFNPEANKWEISLKLETLRSSPGSFVDEANDQLWITGGFSVKSNALLNSTEILVKGENIAQGPDLPLPLMAHCAVNVNSTHYMLIGGFGKSYSSTDQVHLVQKETGHSQEMDSLILGRVFHTCGKIESTRGPEIVVIGGISYDGLANHLPIEVFSLTTKNWRTEGVTSQNLTQVVSVEFNSTLLIVGGFSPDNIFELNKETFELMPRKEVLAQKKNSVVAMLIPDNFAYEIKAAKIEVPTNPMTVSAGFLFADATGFDEMKYFNPDSNDICPTRIPSRWDPYDLHASGFLMNGSPWICSKRLHNFPTVNCLKYDMEEQDWLPPTFIDFLFRTVRNPCQLTPNKVWITGGNPYVEYDEWDGTSVVIENGVFDNGPEFPEKDYGFGLHSTVLLERNQTFVTGFNGKHYTYIYNWTDDSWHQVSRTKNDYIIDCELLRDRNFVYCLSIFNLELPRKSPLLQRQTDHNFVKSIWTFDLASSMWSLVTRVETSYFEGRFIRLEGGLYFIALNETQLAISKVNEDTLVLGPAKTLPNGFSPYMAIPFDIPGFTNCSTITDTIHPSPIPEQLYFFVTTEEGVAVYHAVDLHESICHLPRPGSIETDEVFSFALENNLWSCARQTGKELNCQQFYFEDGLWESFFEKPLFGSLTEIVPFNSTTALLLRSTTPSMSEGTFISSSGTSRGPELPIHINNMQFVRVDENHFFSAVWDTGYTLPELISSEGNHFPGGKIESTPFLDCSSHICTSSNERCVICISTPQPTRVKVWQFQIPSLDGTELSFLSLEREVQDAKFIEVGADQLFLIVQDDVFDTFYLFDNNLREFKPVESIPSTSKSPLDIVGLLMESSPCVGGDPTPHDMEIPEPDATTIPPDNDTTTHSFN, from the exons ATGACGTCTATCAAACCTGGACCAACCAAACCACCCGGGTACACATGTAAGAAGAGAGTCATGATGGTGGAAGAAGTCATCTATGAAGAGTCTGTCAAATGCGAGGACATCGTCGAAGAAGAGTGTTTCCCCAGCTATCGCACAATCTACCAACCCATGAAG GTTGAAGAGTGTGAAACTATCTTTAAAAAGGTTTGCTACATCGCCTTTAAGAATGTGGCCCGTGAAAAGtcagttcaaatttgccaagaaaagaaatccaGGGATTGTAACTTGAAAGGGCAGGAAACCTGCACATTAGAGGAGGAGACTG TGTGCGAAACCTTCAAGGATCCAACTATGAGGACATCATgccaaatgaaaatggaaagggTCTGTGACTACGACTATCAAGGAAGACCAATCAATTGCGTTCAAATCCCTAAAAGGAAATGTCGCGGTCGGCAAGCCAAGGCGCTCGACATTGGCCCACCACAGACCGAGTGTTACAACTTTCCAAGAAAGATATGCGGACCCGAAGTTTGTCCCCTCGTGACCGTACCTAATGTCTGTGAGATTAGGAATGAAACG GTGATCCAAGAAATCCCGGATGAAGAATGCAAAATGGAGCCTCAAAAAGAGTGTAGAGTTGTGACAAAGATAGTCCCTAAACTGGATACACAAGAGGATTGCGTTGAAGTACACAAGGAGATATGTAACAATGTTAGAAATCCAGTCAAGGTCAGAAAGCCTTCGATTCGAACCTGGTGTGGGATCATCCCACAAGAAA cttcaatgccaaaaaaggAGCTCAGAACCAAGTTGTTTGTTGCATTGGGTTGCGATGAACTTGAAAATCACATCACGGACGTCGAAATCATCGCTCTTTCGAATCAAAATCcacctgatttcaaaatgaacctGAGTTCTCGAATCATCAATGACCCGTCAGACTTTCCTCACCCCAGCAACTCGAATCCAATTGGAGGCTTTATCGGTGGCAAACCTTGGGTCTGTGCAGGTTTCCATAGAGAGGGCTTCTGCACGTTCTTCAATCCTGAAGCCAATAAGTGGGAGATCAGTCTAAAATTGGAGACCCTCCGCTCATCACCAGGCTCCTTTGTGGACGAGGCCAATGACCAGCTTTGGATCACTGGAGGATTTTCAGTCAAGTCCAATGCTCTTCTAAACTCGACCGAGATTCTCGTTAAGGGAGAAAATATTGCCCAAGGACCAGATTTACCACTTCCCCTCATGGCTCACTGTGCAGTGAATGTGAATTCAACACATTACATGTTGATTGGTGGCTTCGGCAAATCATATTCATCAACTGACCAAGTGCATCTGGTCCAAAAAGAGACTGGACATAGCCAAGAAATGGACAGTTTGATTTTGGGTAGAGTGTTCCATACGTGTGGCAAAATTGAGAGTACGCGAGGGCCCGAAATTGTGGTCATTGGAGGAATCTCTTACGACGGATTGGCCAATCATCTACCAATTGAGGTATTTTCGTTGACTACAAAGAATTGGAGGACGGAGGGAGTCACTTCGCAAAATCTTACCCAAGTGGTTAGCGTGGAATTCAACTCGACCTTACTGATTGTCGGCGGGTTTTCACCTGATAATATTTTCGAGCTAAACAAAGAAACATTCGAATTGATGCCAAGAAAAGAagttttggcacaaaaaaagaattcgGTGGTTGCAATGCTGATTCCGGACAATTTTGCTTATGAAATCAAGGCTGCTAAAATTGAAG TTCCCACCAACCCTATGACGGTCTCAG CTGGATTTTTGTTCGCTGATGCCACGGGATTTGATGAAATGAAGTACTTCAATCCAGATTCAAATGACATATGTCCGACACGAATTCCAAGTAGATGGGACCCTTATGACTTGCATGCCAGTGGATTTCTAATGAATGGATCGCCTTGGATTTGCAGCAAAAGACTTCATAACTTCCCCACagtcaattgcttgaaatatgACATGGAGGAGCAAGATTGGCTTCCACCAACATTTATTGACTTCCTTTTTCGTACAGTTCGTAACCCTTGTCAGCTCACACCCAACAAAGTTTGGATAACAGGAGGCAACCCCTATGTGGAATACGATGAATGGGATGGCACTTCTGTGGTCATAGAAAATGGAGTTTTCGACAACG GTCCCGAATTTCCCGAAAAAGACTATGGATTTGGTTTACACTCGACAGTTTTGTTGGAAAGGAACCAAACATTTGTTACCGGCTTTAATGGAAAGCACTACACTTACATCTACAACTGGACAGACGATAGCTGGCATCAGGTGTCAAGGACCAAAAATGACTATATCATCGATTGCGAACTTTTAAGAGATCGAAACTTTGTATATTGCCTCTCAATATTTAACCTCGAGCTCCCGAGAAAAAGCCCCCTTCTACAAAGGCAAACCGATCATAATTTCGTCAAGTCAATTTGGACTTTTGACCTAGCTTCCTCGATGTGGTCCCTGGTTACCCGAGTGGAAACTAGTTATTTTGAAGGTCGTTTCATTCGCCTTGAAGGAGGTTTATACTTCATTGCATTGAATGAGACTCAATTAGCGATATCCAAAGTTAACGAAGATACCCTCGTTTTGGGTCCAGCAAAGACGTTACCAAACGGTTTTTCTCCCTACATGGCAATTCCATTTGACATCCCAGGATTCACTAATTGTTCTACAATTACGGATACCATACACCCCTCCCCAATTCCGG AGCAACTCTACTTTTTCGTAACTACGGAGGAGGGAGTTGCTGTTTATCATGCCGTGGACTTACACGAATCGATTTGTCATCTCCCCAGACCAGGCTCAATTGAAACTGACGAAGTCTTCAGTTTTGCTTTGGAAAACAATCTTTGGTCCTGTGCTCGTCAAACTGGAAAAGAGTTGAACTGCCAACAATTTTACTTCGAAGATGGTCTGTGGGAGTCATTCTTTGAAAAGCCTTTGTTTGGCTCACTCACTGAGATAGTCCCATTTAATTCAACAACTGCGCTATTACTACGGTCTACAACTCCATCGATGTCAGAGGGTACATTCATTTCATCAAGTGGTACGTCAAGAG GCCCAGAGTTACCCATTCACATCAACAATATGCAATTCGTTCGAGTGGacgaaaaccattttttttcggCTGTCTGGGATACTGGTTACACCTTGCCAGAACTGATATCTAGTGAAGGAAATCATTTTCCCGGCGGCAAGATCGAATCTACACCATTCCTCGACTGTAGCAGTCACATATGTACCTCTTCAAATGAGCGATGCGTAATTTGCATTTCAACGCCTCAACCAACACGAGTAAAAGTGTGGCAATTCCAAATCCCAAGTTTGGATGGAACTGAACTCTCTTTCCTTTCGCTTGAGAGGGAAGTCCAAGACGCAAAGTTCATCGAAGTTGGAGCAGATCAATTATTTCTCATTGTTCAAGATGATGTTTTTGATACATTTTACTTGTTTGATAACAATTTGAGAGAATTCAAGCCAGTCGAAAGCATCCCATCAACATCCAAGTCTCCCTTGGATATTGTGGGACTACTTATGGAAAGCAGCCCCTGTGTTGGGGGGGACCCCACCCCACACGATATGGAAATCCCCGAACCGGATGCGACAACCATCCCCCCAGATAATGATACTACAACACATAGCTTCAACTGA